CATCTCGGCCAACGATCCCAACTGCGACGAAGAAGCGTGCAAGGCGCTGTACCGCATGATCGACGACCGCGACGACGTGCGGTCGCTGAGCTTCCTCAATCGGGAGCAGGCCTACAACGACGCGATCAAGAAGTTCCCGCAGTACAAGGACGTCGCGGGCAAGGACGCCTTCCCGGCGTCGTTCATCGTCAAGCTCAACGACCCCGAACAGCACGAGGCGTTCGACAAGGCCATGCAGGGCCAGCCCGGTGTGCTCAACGTCCTGAATCAGAAGGACTTGATCGACCGGCTGTTCGCCGTGCTCGACGGGCTCAGCAGTGTCGCGTTCGCGGTGGCGCTGGTGCAGGCGATCGGTGCGGTGCTGCTGATCGCCAACATGGTCCAGGTGGCCGCCTACACGCGGCGCACCGAGATCGGCATCATGCGGCTGGTCGGTGCGACGCGCTGGTACACCCAACTGCCGTTCCTCGTGGAGGCGATGATCGCGGCCCTGATCGGTGTGGTGATCGCGATCGTCGGGCTGATCGTGGTGCGCGCGGTGTTCCTGGAGAAAGCCCTCGACCAGTTTTATCAGTCGAATTTGATTGCCAGGGTCGACTACGCTGACGTGCTCTACTTCAGCGCACCGTGGATGCTGTTCCTCGGCCTGGCGATGTCCGGCATAACCGCGTATGTGACGCTGCGGCTCTACAT
The window above is part of the Mycolicibacterium fortuitum subsp. fortuitum genome. Proteins encoded here:
- the ftsX gene encoding permease-like cell division protein FtsX, encoding MRFGFLVNEVLTGLRRNVTMTVAMILTTAISIGLFGGGLLVVRLADQSRDIYLDRVESQVFLTDDISANDPNCDEEACKALYRMIDDRDDVRSLSFLNREQAYNDAIKKFPQYKDVAGKDAFPASFIVKLNDPEQHEAFDKAMQGQPGVLNVLNQKDLIDRLFAVLDGLSSVAFAVALVQAIGAVLLIANMVQVAAYTRRTEIGIMRLVGATRWYTQLPFLVEAMIAALIGVVIAIVGLIVVRAVFLEKALDQFYQSNLIARVDYADVLYFSAPWMLFLGLAMSGITAYVTLRLYIRR